From a single Francisella halioticida genomic region:
- a CDS encoding acyltransferase, which yields MIKILKYTYYALFSVTCLLSSAVVAFLPVFFFSLVKLIIPVKSIRYFCTSAVEYFVSIWVSYAILITKIFSPTEIKLEQSASLDRNSSYLIICNHKSWLDTFILMLAFHKKIAFPKFFMKFQVFFIPILGLIAWALEFPAMKRYSKEYLASNPEKKGEDLNKTFDYCKNLSLRPTAIINFVEGTRFTLEKAKKSNYKNLLNSKAGGIAVILKSLSERIVGILNTTIVYDNPEQTLWDFMVRKTKKIKVKVDFIPISEVPLGDYFNSEKDKKSFQDWLNDVWQKNDKYISKQQLET from the coding sequence ATGATTAAAATTCTAAAGTATACTTACTATGCTTTATTCTCGGTTACTTGTTTATTATCGAGTGCTGTAGTTGCATTTTTGCCTGTTTTCTTCTTTTCATTAGTTAAGCTAATTATACCTGTAAAAAGTATAAGATATTTCTGTACTTCAGCAGTTGAATATTTTGTAAGTATATGGGTTAGTTATGCTATTCTAATTACAAAAATTTTTTCTCCAACAGAGATTAAGCTTGAACAAAGTGCTAGCTTAGATAGAAATAGCTCTTATTTGATTATATGTAATCATAAAAGTTGGCTTGATACTTTTATACTGATGTTAGCTTTTCATAAAAAAATAGCATTTCCTAAATTTTTTATGAAATTTCAGGTGTTCTTTATTCCTATATTAGGGTTGATTGCATGGGCTTTGGAGTTTCCAGCAATGAAAAGGTACTCAAAGGAGTATTTAGCATCTAATCCTGAGAAAAAAGGAGAAGATCTAAACAAAACTTTTGATTATTGTAAAAATCTGTCTTTAAGACCTACAGCGATAATTAATTTTGTAGAGGGAACTAGGTTTACACTTGAGAAAGCAAAGAAAAGTAATTATAAGAATTTGCTTAACTCTAAAGCTGGTGGTATAGCGGTGATACTAAAAAGTTTATCAGAAAGGATAGTTGGGATACTTAATACCACCATTGTTTATGATAATCCTGAGCAAACCTTATGGGATTTTATGGTTAGAAAGACAAAGAAAATAAAGGTAAAAGTAGATTTTATACCAATTTCAGAAGTTCCGTTAGGAGACTATTTTAATAGTGAGAAAGATAAAAAAAGTTTTCAAGACTGGTTAAATGACGTCTGGCAAAAAAATGATAAATACATTTCTAAACAACAGCTAGAGACTTAA
- a CDS encoding IS3 family transposase, producing MSKKRVTYTADFKAKVIIELLEGDMTVNEIASKYDLLPKNVHNWKQQFLSNACLAFDKSSVVKEYKQEIDELRKDKDATSKKLVEVIVERDFLMGKLKSLVSSNDRVNSVDTKLELSLNNQLKLLSVSKSVYYYTPISKFSSNDDIKLLNAIDLIHTKHPYYGTRRLVKLLNRLGFLVGRKLIKSAMEFMGIKALYPKKKTTVINKQHKKYPYLLNVFKNETNQVVIDKANKVWSADITYIRLECGYAYLAAIIDWHSKKILAWKISNTMDTHLTTSVLKEALFKYGKPDIFNSDQGTQYTAKEHIKILSDNKINISMDAKGRSIDNIAIERFWRTLKYENVYPASYITMKEAKVGIKEYIDIYNNERLHSSIGYMTPDEVYSSILDAA from the coding sequence ATGAGTAAAAAAAGAGTAACGTATACAGCTGATTTTAAAGCTAAAGTAATTATAGAATTGCTAGAAGGCGATATGACAGTTAATGAGATAGCAAGTAAGTATGATTTACTTCCTAAAAACGTGCACAATTGGAAGCAGCAATTTTTATCTAATGCTTGCTTAGCATTTGATAAAAGCTCTGTTGTTAAGGAGTATAAGCAGGAAATAGATGAGCTTAGAAAAGATAAAGATGCAACAAGTAAAAAACTAGTCGAGGTAATAGTAGAGAGGGATTTTTTAATGGGAAAGCTAAAAAGCTTGGTATCATCAAATGATAGAGTAAACTCTGTAGATACTAAGCTAGAATTATCTTTAAATAATCAGCTTAAACTATTATCTGTATCTAAGAGTGTGTACTATTATACACCAATATCAAAATTTAGTAGTAATGATGATATTAAACTATTAAATGCAATAGATTTGATACATACTAAACATCCATATTATGGTACGAGAAGGCTAGTAAAGTTGCTAAATAGATTAGGATTTCTAGTTGGAAGGAAGCTAATCAAAAGTGCTATGGAATTCATGGGTATTAAGGCATTGTATCCTAAAAAAAAGACAACTGTCATTAATAAGCAACACAAGAAATATCCATACTTACTTAATGTATTTAAAAATGAGACGAATCAGGTTGTTATAGATAAAGCTAATAAGGTATGGAGTGCTGATATCACGTATATTAGACTAGAATGTGGGTATGCATATTTAGCAGCCATAATAGATTGGCATAGCAAGAAAATACTAGCTTGGAAGATTTCTAATACTATGGATACACATCTAACAACTAGTGTGTTAAAAGAAGCGTTATTTAAATATGGTAAACCTGATATCTTTAACTCTGATCAAGGAACTCAATATACAGCAAAAGAGCATATTAAAATATTATCTGATAATAAAATAAATATATCTATGGATGCTAAAGGAAGATCTATAGATAATATTGCAATTGAGAGATTTTGGAGAACACTGAAATATGAAAATGTTTATCCGGCATCATATATAACTATGAAAGAGGCTAAAGTAGGTATCAAAGAATATATTGATATTTACAACAATGAAAGACTACATTCTAGTATTGGATATATGACTCCTGATGAAGTATATTCTAGTATTTTAGATGCTGCATAA
- a CDS encoding intracellular proliferation membrane protein RipA: MKKISHKEIQDKLWNNEDENNLSNEQYNALLIEQYRIYVELTDRTGYRRIVINLFFLVFNLILVGIVALAISNNINVENPPSSILITIPYFAGLVFCYAWWKIIRFFRHHIQIKSSIVPSLERRLPSRVWLTEEHIAEEKGSFKPIRVLEIYMPFIFMGIYSALFLFIQITWLNH; the protein is encoded by the coding sequence ATGAAAAAGATAAGCCACAAAGAAATCCAAGATAAGTTGTGGAACAACGAAGATGAAAACAACTTGTCTAATGAACAATATAATGCTCTTTTAATTGAACAATACAGAATTTACGTTGAGCTAACTGATAGAACTGGTTATAGAAGAATTGTTATTAATCTATTTTTTTTGGTTTTCAACCTTATATTAGTTGGTATCGTTGCTTTAGCTATTAGCAATAATATCAATGTCGAGAACCCTCCATCTTCAATATTAATTACTATTCCTTACTTTGCTGGTTTGGTTTTCTGCTATGCATGGTGGAAAATTATTAGATTTTTCAGACATCATATACAAATTAAAAGTAGTATTGTCCCTTCTTTAGAAAGACGCCTACCTTCAAGAGTATGGTTAACAGAAGAGCATATCGCTGAAGAGAAAGGCTCATTTAAACCTATTAGGGTTTTAGAAATATATATGCCTTTTATTTTTATGGGTATATATTCTGCTTTATTCTTATTCATTCAAATAACTTGGCTGAATCACTAA
- a CDS encoding Sua5/YciO/YrdC/YwlC family protein has protein sequence MLTDNIQIINAELKNNKVVSIPTDTVYGLSCILSKNAINRVINLKKRDSSKGFIIISHNYKHLLKYVDTSKLTKEQIEKISTKQDTPTTWIIPSRGSIQWLTGGKPTIAIRLVDTAIVKEICSNLDDAIISTSANISNYGFINSAANISKTFPNIYVLKTHAKTSQPSKIIDIITNQRVR, from the coding sequence ATGCTTACAGATAATATACAAATTATTAATGCCGAGCTAAAAAATAATAAAGTTGTTAGCATACCAACTGACACAGTATATGGTCTTAGCTGCATACTATCTAAAAATGCTATCAATAGAGTTATAAATCTAAAAAAAAGAGACTCTAGTAAAGGGTTTATTATAATATCTCACAATTATAAACACCTATTAAAATATGTTGATACATCAAAACTAACTAAAGAACAAATTGAAAAAATATCCACAAAACAAGATACTCCAACCACATGGATTATTCCTAGTAGAGGCAGCATTCAATGGCTAACGGGAGGTAAACCCACTATTGCTATACGCCTAGTCGATACAGCAATAGTAAAAGAAATATGTTCAAATCTTGATGATGCCATTATATCAACAAGTGCAAATATCTCTAACTATGGCTTTATTAATAGTGCTGCAAATATAAGTAAAACATTTCCTAACATTTATGTCTTAAAAACTCATGCAAAAACATCGCAACCATCTAAAATTATTGATATAATTACGAATCAAAGAGTAAGATAA
- the rpsA gene encoding 30S ribosomal protein S1: protein MSENFKELFEQSLKQTEMRIGKIIEATVVSIDKEFAMIDAGLKSESFIPVVSLKNNDGELEVAVGDKINVVLEALDNSCGETRLSRDKAKKIELWDRIENAFENNETVLGKITNHVRGGYTMDVEGLRAFLPGSLVDTRPIKDVAHLEDKDIELKVVKIDTKRNNIVVSRKAVIEENNSGDRDAMLEKISEGTVLKGIVKNITDFGAFIDLGGVDGLLHITDISWSRISHPTDVLSIGQEIDVKIIKFDKDKQRISLGIKQLGEDPWLNIANELPVGAKLMGTVTNITDYGCFVKLKEGIEGLVHTSEMDWTNKNVNPHKAVSIGQEVEVIVLELDAGKHRISLGIKQCRPNPWSEFDKNYKTGDKVTGKIRSITEFGVFIGLEGGIDGLVHISDVAWDNPAKAIKELKKGDEVEAVLVSVNTDLERIALSMKQLSEDPFKNFINIHPKGSLVKGKVAKVQENGAVVMLDEDNNIDGFIRIAEVSVDHTKDVRDELSEDQEVEVRIINIDAKKRSIALSIKAVDEDNTSADKSNYKVEQMTPTTLGDLIKEQLSKK, encoded by the coding sequence ATGTCAGAAAATTTCAAAGAACTATTTGAACAATCTCTAAAACAAACTGAGATGAGAATAGGTAAAATCATCGAAGCAACTGTTGTTAGTATAGATAAAGAATTTGCAATGATTGACGCTGGCCTTAAGTCAGAATCTTTCATCCCTGTAGTCTCTTTAAAAAATAACGATGGTGAACTAGAAGTAGCTGTTGGTGATAAAATCAACGTTGTTCTAGAAGCTTTAGATAATAGCTGCGGTGAAACTAGACTATCAAGAGACAAAGCTAAGAAAATTGAGCTTTGGGATAGAATCGAAAATGCTTTTGAGAACAATGAAACTGTTCTTGGTAAAATCACCAATCACGTACGTGGCGGTTACACTATGGATGTAGAAGGTCTTAGAGCTTTCTTACCTGGTTCATTAGTTGATACAAGACCTATCAAAGATGTAGCACACTTAGAAGACAAAGACATCGAATTAAAAGTTGTTAAGATAGATACTAAAAGAAATAACATCGTTGTTTCTAGAAAAGCTGTTATTGAAGAGAACAACTCTGGTGATAGAGATGCTATGCTAGAAAAAATCTCCGAAGGTACTGTTCTTAAAGGTATCGTTAAGAACATCACAGACTTCGGTGCATTTATTGATCTTGGCGGTGTTGATGGCCTACTACATATTACAGATATTTCTTGGAGTAGAATCAGCCACCCTACAGATGTACTATCTATAGGTCAAGAAATAGATGTTAAAATAATTAAGTTTGACAAAGACAAGCAAAGAATATCTCTAGGTATTAAGCAACTTGGTGAAGATCCTTGGCTAAATATTGCTAACGAACTTCCTGTAGGTGCTAAGCTAATGGGTACAGTAACTAACATCACAGACTATGGTTGTTTTGTTAAGCTTAAAGAAGGTATCGAAGGCCTAGTTCATACTTCAGAAATGGATTGGACTAACAAAAATGTTAACCCTCATAAAGCTGTATCAATTGGCCAAGAAGTTGAGGTTATTGTACTTGAACTAGATGCTGGTAAGCATAGAATATCTCTAGGTATCAAGCAATGTAGACCTAACCCTTGGAGCGAATTTGACAAGAACTACAAAACTGGCGATAAAGTTACTGGTAAAATCAGATCAATCACTGAATTTGGTGTATTTATTGGGCTTGAAGGTGGCATAGATGGTCTTGTACACATTTCAGATGTTGCTTGGGACAACCCAGCTAAAGCTATCAAAGAGCTTAAAAAAGGTGATGAAGTAGAAGCTGTATTAGTTTCTGTTAATACAGACCTTGAAAGAATAGCTCTTAGTATGAAGCAACTTTCTGAAGATCCATTCAAGAACTTCATCAACATCCATCCAAAAGGTTCTCTAGTGAAAGGTAAAGTAGCTAAAGTACAAGAAAATGGTGCTGTTGTTATGCTTGATGAAGACAATAATATTGATGGTTTCATTAGAATTGCTGAAGTATCTGTTGATCATACAAAAGATGTTCGTGATGAGCTAAGTGAAGATCAAGAAGTAGAAGTTAGAATAATCAATATTGATGCTAAGAAGAGAAGCATAGCTCTTTCTATCAAAGCTGTTGATGAAGATAACACTTCTGCTGACAAATCTAACTACAAAGTAGAACAAATGACTCCAACTACTCTTGGTGACCTTATTAAAGAACAACTAAGCAAGAAGTAA
- the tadA gene encoding tRNA adenosine(34) deaminase TadA encodes MLNNFEKHVFFMQKAYEQALLAYDAGEVPIGSVVVDQNDQILAQSYNQTITLNDPTAHAEILSLRKAAKRLNNYRLIDTKLYVTLEPCIMCFGALVQARVSELIYACDDTRVGVTSIRMLHQSRSFNHKFQIINGVMSQQCGELLRKFFKERRK; translated from the coding sequence ATGTTAAATAACTTTGAAAAACACGTTTTTTTTATGCAAAAGGCTTATGAGCAAGCTCTTCTTGCCTATGATGCGGGAGAGGTACCTATTGGATCTGTAGTTGTTGATCAGAATGATCAAATTTTAGCACAATCATATAACCAGACTATAACATTAAATGATCCAACCGCTCATGCTGAGATACTTTCTTTAAGAAAAGCTGCTAAACGGTTGAATAATTATAGATTAATCGATACAAAATTGTATGTTACTTTAGAGCCATGTATAATGTGCTTTGGTGCTTTAGTTCAGGCGAGAGTTTCTGAATTGATTTATGCTTGTGATGATACTCGTGTTGGTGTTACATCGATACGAATGCTTCATCAAAGCAGAAGTTTTAACCATAAATTTCAAATAATTAATGGTGTGATGAGTCAACAATGTGGGGAGCTTTTAAGAAAGTTTTTCAAAGAAAGAAGAAAGTGA
- a CDS encoding D-alanine--D-alanine ligase: MSKEKIVVLYGGESPEREVSLNSGKAVLDSLVRQDYDVVGLDVSSKELVSKLLELNPAKCFIALHGEDGENGRVSAVLEILNIKNTSSDMKACVIAMDKMLSKRIFESYGISTPKARTLSNKLIEAKDLSFPVAVKPICGGSSIAISKVKSVDQLQTAYDEASKYGEVMVEEWISGKEITVAIVGNNVYSSVWIEPKNEFYDYESKYCGESIYHCPSGLCEEKEIEVRQLAKKAYDLLDCKGHARVDFIYDQGEFYIMEINSSPGMTSNSLSPKSAAVEGIDFDDFVKLIIEQAR; the protein is encoded by the coding sequence ATGAGCAAAGAAAAAATAGTTGTTTTATATGGTGGGGAGTCTCCTGAAAGAGAGGTATCTTTGAATTCTGGAAAAGCTGTCTTAGACTCATTGGTGCGTCAAGACTATGATGTTGTTGGTCTAGATGTCAGCTCAAAAGAGTTGGTATCAAAACTTTTGGAATTAAATCCCGCTAAATGCTTTATTGCCTTACATGGTGAAGATGGTGAGAATGGTAGGGTTTCTGCAGTACTTGAAATTCTAAATATTAAGAATACTAGCAGTGATATGAAAGCTTGTGTCATAGCTATGGATAAAATGCTCAGTAAGAGAATATTTGAAAGTTATGGTATTTCTACACCAAAAGCGAGAACTCTTTCGAATAAGTTAATAGAAGCAAAAGATTTAAGTTTTCCTGTTGCTGTTAAACCAATTTGCGGAGGTTCAAGTATAGCAATATCCAAAGTAAAATCAGTAGATCAGTTACAAACTGCTTATGATGAAGCTTCTAAATATGGTGAAGTAATGGTCGAAGAATGGATCTCAGGTAAAGAAATTACCGTGGCAATAGTTGGTAATAATGTTTATTCATCAGTTTGGATTGAGCCTAAAAATGAATTTTATGATTATGAATCGAAGTACTGTGGCGAGTCTATCTACCACTGTCCAAGTGGATTATGTGAGGAAAAGGAGATAGAAGTACGCCAACTAGCTAAAAAAGCATATGACTTGCTCGACTGTAAAGGACATGCTAGAGTTGATTTTATTTATGATCAAGGAGAGTTTTATATTATGGAAATAAACTCCTCTCCAGGAATGACATCAAATAGCCTTTCACCAAAATCTGCAGCAGTAGAAGGTATTGATTTTGATGATTTTGTTAAGCTAATAATAGAACAGGCAAGATGA
- a CDS encoding cell division protein FtsQ/DivIB, with the protein MISATRKPLILGFILLILLILLSIVVYIVSKTDKVISKVDVVSNDGLVYISKQDLINKVDKLGSKEWFNVNTEVIEKYLRSFKGVDYTLVKKVWPSTLVIYLYDHKPVAYWNNNKILLDNMNIITPQVFSYDGKLPYIESSDNDNKDYIYETYQELNSIAKQNGTEIIKIYYSGNQFSLLFANDMKVILGSKKLRLRLELFFKSYQKVKDYHSVEYFDMRYSDGFAVKYR; encoded by the coding sequence ATGATTAGTGCTACACGCAAACCTTTGATATTAGGTTTTATATTACTTATATTACTTATATTGCTTAGTATTGTTGTATATATTGTTAGTAAAACTGATAAGGTAATCTCAAAAGTTGATGTTGTTTCTAATGATGGTTTAGTCTATATATCAAAGCAAGATTTAATAAATAAAGTTGATAAGCTTGGTAGCAAAGAGTGGTTCAATGTTAATACAGAGGTTATAGAGAAATACCTTCGCTCATTTAAAGGGGTTGATTACACTTTAGTAAAAAAAGTATGGCCATCTACACTTGTTATATATTTATATGATCACAAACCCGTTGCTTATTGGAATAACAATAAAATTTTATTAGATAATATGAATATCATTACACCACAAGTTTTCAGTTATGATGGGAAGCTACCTTATATAGAAAGTAGTGATAATGATAATAAGGACTATATTTACGAGACTTATCAAGAACTAAACAGTATTGCTAAACAAAATGGTACAGAGATAATAAAGATCTACTATAGTGGTAATCAGTTTAGTTTACTGTTTGCAAATGATATGAAAGTCATTCTTGGTTCAAAAAAGTTACGTCTAAGACTAGAATTATTTTTTAAATCATATCAAAAAGTAAAAGATTATCATTCAGTAGAATATTTTGATATGCGCTACAGTGATGGGTTCGCTGTGAAGTATAGGTAG
- the ftsA gene encoding cell division protein FtsA: MSFGNNNFCAVDLGSHKVAVAIGQLAENNSIKILGVSQKKSKGIKQGSVINLEMAMETLNAALDEAKSIAGVDVREVTLGISAPSIAGFNSYGLAAVDNGEVSMEDLAMAIKTAKAVPMSADTEMLHVLQRDYIVDGQSGVTEPIGMFAVRLESNVHIIVASSRLLQNVRKCISNCGYKISSLVVEHLAASSATLTENEKEMGVCLVNLGADSTSFSVFSDGGICYTSSITTGGNSISSDISKVFRLPIEAAESLKLQYGYAASKYLKNPDEKIDIPNSLGNAKKRISLQDLSLVIEARVEEIFESLYRELDQNRLLEVISSGIVFTGGGAKLKGLARLAEDMFKLPVRVGGPIEVSGANEVVHNPSYSTVVGLLKYASENAQEGSEQSVDEDMIEIDGDTDKSKKKIISSVKGWFSNNF; the protein is encoded by the coding sequence ATGAGTTTTGGGAATAATAATTTTTGTGCGGTCGATCTAGGTTCTCACAAGGTGGCTGTTGCGATTGGCCAGCTTGCGGAAAATAATAGTATAAAAATACTAGGGGTCAGCCAGAAAAAATCTAAAGGTATAAAGCAAGGTTCAGTAATTAACCTTGAGATGGCGATGGAAACACTAAATGCGGCATTAGATGAAGCTAAAAGTATAGCCGGGGTTGATGTTAGAGAGGTAACCTTAGGTATAAGTGCTCCAAGTATAGCAGGCTTTAACTCATATGGATTAGCAGCTGTGGATAATGGTGAAGTTAGCATGGAAGATCTTGCAATGGCAATAAAAACAGCAAAAGCTGTACCAATGTCTGCTGATACTGAAATGCTCCATGTTTTGCAAAGAGATTATATTGTTGATGGCCAATCTGGTGTTACAGAACCAATAGGTATGTTTGCTGTGAGATTGGAATCTAATGTGCATATCATAGTAGCTTCTTCGCGCTTGTTACAAAATGTTAGGAAATGTATTTCAAATTGTGGTTATAAAATAAGTAGCTTGGTAGTTGAACATTTAGCAGCAAGTAGTGCCACTCTTACAGAGAATGAGAAAGAGATGGGAGTTTGCTTAGTCAATCTTGGAGCTGATTCTACAAGTTTTTCTGTATTCTCAGATGGAGGAATTTGCTACACATCTAGTATTACAACAGGCGGTAATAGTATCTCTTCAGATATATCAAAAGTATTTAGGCTTCCTATAGAAGCAGCAGAAAGCCTGAAATTACAATATGGTTATGCCGCAAGCAAATATCTTAAAAATCCAGATGAGAAAATAGATATTCCAAACTCTTTGGGCAATGCTAAGAAAAGAATATCGCTACAAGATTTGTCGTTGGTTATAGAAGCTAGAGTTGAGGAAATATTTGAGTCTTTGTATAGAGAGCTAGATCAAAATCGATTACTTGAGGTGATTTCCTCAGGGATAGTATTTACTGGTGGTGGAGCGAAATTAAAAGGTCTTGCAAGGCTAGCTGAAGATATGTTTAAGTTACCTGTAAGAGTTGGTGGCCCAATAGAGGTTAGTGGAGCAAATGAAGTAGTGCATAATCCTTCTTACTCAACCGTTGTTGGATTATTAAAGTATGCTTCAGAGAATGCTCAAGAAGGATCTGAACAAAGTGTCGATGAAGATATGATAGAAATTGATGGAGATACAGATAAATCTAAGAAAAAGATAATATCATCAGTAAAAGGATGGTTTTCGAATAATTTTTAA
- the ftsZ gene encoding cell division protein FtsZ, with product MFDFNDSMVSSAIIKVVGVGGGGGNAVQHMCEEVTDVEFFALNTDGQALSKSKVQNVLQIGTNLTKGLGAGANPDVGKRAATEDRAKIEQLLEGADMVFITAGMGGGTGTGGAPVVAEVAKEMGILTVAVVTKPFPFEGPRRMKAAEYGIDELTQHVDSIITVPNEKLLSVLGKGASLLDAFNAANDVLGNAVKGVSELITKPGLINVDFADVRAVMTDMGLAMMGMGQATGENRAREAAEAAISSPLLEDINLDGAKGVIVNITAGMDMSIGEFEEVGEVIRSFISDEAIVIAGTVIDPDMSDSMNVTVVVTGIEKVAMKKGFGVEKKTAPSQGSSFSSKPSTPFVRKEVEVAGSSDSLKLDLDSTDKSDIPSFLRRR from the coding sequence ATGTTTGATTTTAATGATTCAATGGTTTCAAGTGCCATAATTAAAGTTGTTGGTGTTGGTGGCGGGGGCGGTAATGCTGTACAACATATGTGTGAAGAGGTTACTGACGTTGAATTTTTTGCTTTAAATACTGATGGTCAAGCATTATCAAAGTCAAAAGTTCAAAATGTGCTACAAATTGGTACTAACCTTACTAAAGGTCTAGGTGCTGGCGCAAACCCTGACGTTGGTAAAAGAGCTGCTACAGAAGATAGAGCTAAGATTGAGCAGTTGTTAGAAGGTGCTGATATGGTTTTCATCACTGCCGGCATGGGTGGTGGTACAGGTACTGGTGGAGCTCCTGTTGTTGCAGAAGTTGCAAAAGAGATGGGGATTCTTACAGTAGCAGTAGTTACAAAACCTTTCCCATTTGAAGGGCCTAGAAGAATGAAAGCTGCTGAATACGGTATTGATGAGCTTACTCAACATGTTGATTCTATAATTACAGTACCTAATGAAAAACTTCTAAGTGTACTTGGTAAAGGAGCATCTCTTTTAGATGCTTTTAATGCTGCAAATGATGTGTTAGGAAATGCTGTAAAAGGTGTTTCTGAACTAATTACTAAGCCAGGTTTAATTAACGTCGACTTTGCTGATGTCAGAGCAGTAATGACTGATATGGGTCTAGCGATGATGGGTATGGGTCAAGCGACTGGTGAAAACAGAGCAAGAGAAGCTGCAGAAGCTGCTATTTCAAGCCCTCTTTTAGAAGATATCAATTTAGATGGTGCTAAAGGTGTAATCGTAAATATTACAGCAGGCATGGACATGTCTATCGGCGAGTTTGAAGAAGTTGGTGAAGTTATTAGATCTTTCATTTCTGATGAAGCGATAGTAATAGCTGGTACTGTTATTGATCCGGATATGTCTGATTCTATGAATGTAACAGTTGTTGTTACTGGTATAGAAAAAGTTGCTATGAAAAAAGGTTTTGGTGTTGAGAAAAAAACTGCTCCTAGTCAAGGGTCCAGCTTTTCAAGTAAGCCAAGCACCCCTTTTGTAAGAAAGGAGGTTGAGGTTGCCGGTTCTAGTGATAGCTTGAAGCTTGATTTAGATTCAACAGACAAATCAGATATACCTAGTTTCTTGAGAAGAAGATAA
- the lpxC gene encoding UDP-3-O-acyl-N-acetylglucosamine deacetylase translates to MMKQKTIANQFSVTGIGLHSGVDVSMIIKPADINTGIVFSRADLNPVVDIKVTPFNIKEAVMCTLLTKEGDQNLAVSTIEHLMSAFAMFEVDNVLVEVNAPELPVMDGSSYEFTQLLKNVGVVDQISDRKGIKLLKPVRVEHEDKFAEALPSDTLKYEFKIQWDHPIIAATNDHIIFEYNLDEYIEMVSKARTFGFYEQLAYLHQNNLAKGASLDNAVGISNEGVLNEDGLRYDDEFVRHKLLDAIGDFYVGGYILGHFNCFKSGHTLNNKLLHAIFADKSAWEYI, encoded by the coding sequence ATGATGAAACAAAAAACAATAGCAAATCAGTTTTCTGTAACAGGCATAGGCTTACATTCTGGTGTAGATGTTTCTATGATAATTAAGCCTGCTGATATTAATACAGGAATAGTATTTAGCAGAGCAGACTTGAATCCTGTAGTTGATATTAAAGTAACTCCTTTTAACATTAAAGAGGCTGTTATGTGTACTCTTTTAACAAAAGAAGGTGATCAAAATTTAGCAGTATCAACAATAGAACATTTAATGTCAGCATTTGCTATGTTTGAAGTGGATAATGTGCTCGTTGAAGTTAATGCTCCTGAACTTCCTGTGATGGATGGAAGTTCTTACGAGTTTACTCAGCTTTTAAAAAATGTTGGAGTAGTAGATCAAATTTCTGACAGAAAAGGAATTAAGCTTTTAAAGCCTGTAAGAGTTGAGCATGAAGACAAATTTGCTGAAGCTTTACCAAGTGATACTCTTAAATATGAATTTAAAATACAGTGGGATCATCCAATAATAGCTGCGACAAATGATCATATTATATTTGAGTATAATCTCGATGAATATATTGAAATGGTATCAAAAGCTAGAACATTTGGCTTTTATGAACAACTTGCTTACTTACATCAAAACAATCTTGCCAAGGGAGCATCTTTAGATAATGCCGTGGGTATTAGTAATGAAGGTGTTCTTAATGAAGATGGTTTACGTTATGATGATGAGTTTGTTAGGCATAAGCTTTTAGATGCTATTGGTGACTTCTATGTTGGAGGTTATATTCTAGGCCATTTTAACTGTTTTAAATCTGGACATACTCTTAATAACAAGCTTTTACATGCTATTTTTGCTGATAAAAGTGCATGGGAATATATTTAA